The following proteins come from a genomic window of Miscanthus floridulus cultivar M001 chromosome 2, ASM1932011v1, whole genome shotgun sequence:
- the LOC136537510 gene encoding uncharacterized protein yields the protein MPSNQPFTLRSILEKDKLNGTNYVNLIRNLRIVFRAKKKEEILDTPLPEEPADNALTTEKNAYKRACDADLEVSCLMLACMESDLQLLFDNNHAAHDMIVVLNDMF from the coding sequence atgcctagcaatcaaccatttactttgcgttcaattcttgagaaagataagttgaatggaacaaactatgtGAATTTGATCCGCAACCTGAGAATTGTTTTTAGGgctaagaaaaaggaagaaattctagacaccccattacCAGAAGAGCCAGCTGATAATGCACTTACTACAGAGAAAAATGCTTACAAGAGagcatgtgatgctgatcttgaagtgagttgccttatgcttgcttgtatggaatCAGATCTGCAGTTGCTgtttgacaataaccatgcagcgcacgatatgatcgtggtgctcaatgatatgttctag